ggaaataaaaaaaatatgattctcACAAAATAACttgttatttttctgaaatattcatgtttatttttatattctaacaGAGGCTCCTGATCAATGTTACGGATTCACTGCCAAAAAGGCTTTCGCCGTCGGCCAGTCTTGGCCCCTGGCTCCCTTCTGTGGCAAAGCCACCTGCATTCAACACGAAGGAAAACTCTTCGAAAAGGTGGAAGACTGTGGCTTTGAGCCGAAGCCATCTCCCGGCTGCAGAGTCAAGAACGAAGCCGACCAAGCTAAGCCATACCCAGCCTGCTGCCCCGTGTACGAGTGCCAGCCAGGTGCCACCCTCCAGTACCCAACTCCAGAAGAGCTGAAGGCTGCTGCAGAGCAGGCTGCCAAAGCTGCCCAAGGCGCACAAGGTtaattattcactcagaaaggttCCAGTATATAACTGAAATGCATTAATGGCGGAGGGTATTTATTTAGTGTCTTTTCGCATCCTAATGTCAAGGACTATGCTTCTGCCATCAagttgagaaataaaaattagatcAGTAAAGTGACTGcgagggaaaaaaattatcttacctgggaaagaaagaattttgcatttcattatgtatttttatacatattttgaaaataaataaaaaattgttacaGACTTTTGAGTTTTTTCTGACCCATTTAATAAACTGACAAACTATCAAGGACTATGAAAAAATAGTACTTCTATCGCCATATATAAGAAAACGTAATGCAtcgatacaaaacaaattaagtaTTAATTATATTCTATGTTCCAAGACTCTTGACTTTTATATCAGCACTACGCCATTTCTTAGTACAGAGCATCGCCACAGAAAAACGCAACAACTGTCACTCTCACAATTTTTCATTAACTGCCTAATCGTGGATGTGCTAATGGTCTGAGAATCTGCTGCACTGTGTCCCAAGGGGGGGAAGGGAGTAGTGGATTGTCGTGAACCCCTTGTGGAAGAAAATGGTCTCTAAGTGGCATATGAGTCTCTCTTTCTTGAGGCCAACAGCAACAATACACATCATTTTAAACGAGTACTGCTCCTGTGGTGGTAGAATTGGTATGATCTGAATATTGCTGCCACAGGAAGTGCCAAGTTTTGgggtataaatattttgtaactcGAGTCAGATGAACTCCTGATAAATGCTTGTGGACTCCTTTGCAGGAAGAAATATCCATTAAAGGGGTAAATTAACCACTTCTCCTCAGGACCAGAGCAATCACCGGGAAACAAAATGATAGCATCCTCGCTGTTCTGCATGGTGCGAAAGACACCAAGTACGAACAGGGAGTATAAccaagaaggaggaaaagaagagacagaaagtgatccaaatatggaatgaaaaacGATTTTGGATCTCTCATCCCTCACACTTTTCTTGCAAACTTAACATAAATGAGGCATATTTTctaagggaacgaactggctaaATGAAAAGCTTAACAGTTTTCTAAAAgactaataaaagataatttcCTGAAGAtctatataccagtatatatgcatatattattgtatgagcatatacattcatataactGATCGTTATACTCATGTTCAATATTTACAACTCTAATACTCTGACAATCATGGCACTTAAACAATAGTCTTTAACATTTATGGAAAAACAATAGAAACAAAAGTGTTAATTTCACAGCTTAATTGTTCGATTTACAACTAGGCAAAAATGCGCAGACGTCTTCTCAGATACACCAATGaaggatatactgtacagtacgcACGCTTATACCCAGTCTTTTGTAAAAGCtttggaataaaatgaaatggaatattaaaaacttatttatccaAGATATCAGTCTTATGAGCGCGTAATAAATAGTCATTAGCCTCAACACTGAGTCTGATAAAAACTATCGAGGACACCAGCTGTCAGGAATTCTCATTCATGCGCAAAAGACTAACCTCGTTTTGACTGAATCATCTGAATTCCCAAGTCATCGATATACTCGTACTTCTTGTTGATCACATAGGGATCAGTGCATACACCCTAAGAAGAAACCAGATTTTCCCAGAACTTATTCTGCTTCTAGTTACTTCATATCTATGGCTGGTGTTATTTCCCGATCGATTGTTATGTACGCAAGATCGTAAACAACATTCTTACTTAATTTATTTGATCATATTAAATCACAGTCATGATGCGACAGTTCTGTGTAATTAATCTGATAGGATCCTTGGTAGGAATACTGTAATGCGTCACCTGGTAACTATCAAATAAGCTTTTGCATCACTGGAATTGAACTCGCTAGCttagtagttttctgtaaaagaaaactattgagacggttttgttattcagtccgcactttttctatctgcccgcagatcttaaaaactactgaggctatagggctgcaatttggtatgttgatcatccagcctccaatcatcaacataccaaattgcagccctttagcctcagtagttttttttatttttatctaaggttaaggttagccatgccaaccgccgacgcatcttcacttgaccgcatctggggagcaactgagcgctgcccggtcgtggctaagagtttcatactgcagcacattgAGAGTTTCATtgagcattatacgctatacagaaaactcgattgtaccgaaAAAACTTACAAGCATTTTTTGACTTGTTTTTCTTAGGTATAGCCTCGAAGCAAGTTAACCAGTAATAGTTTCCGCTGCGGCAGTTTATAGCCTAACCAGAGGGAAGTCCGTATTTGGTTGTTTCATTTGTccttgaaaagaataaagaaccTCAGTTTTTATATCCTTATTTGTCTTGAAAAGAAGTAGGTTGATATTTGGAAAGAGACAGATTGAACTGGTTTAACGATGGTGTTCCTTTGAGCCACTAAATTTAAACTTGAATTTTACCATCATAGCTGACCGAAATATACCTGAATTTCTCAGCAGCATAAGATAATTATGTCGTTTTGTTACCGTGAAGTTGAAGGATAAGAAAGGCTAGCTGAAATCGTTTGGCTTGAAcgtgaattaaaaataatgtttaaaaacttgaatgatgagagGGCACTTTCAGAGAAACAAAGACAGCTATCACCGCCTCAGTCACCTTGcatttgcttaatatatatatatatatatatatatatatatatatatatatatatatatatatatattatatacagtatatatatatatatatatatattatatatgcatagtatatatatatatgtatatatatatatattatatatatacatatatactgtatatatatgtatgtgtatatatatatatatatatatatatatatatatatatatatatatatatattatatatatatttatatgtataaagtattcCACAAAGCAGGTTCTAAAGAGAGAACACcaaaatttgttataatttggTGTTAGAACTTGTCCgttgtagaaagaaaaaaatttttagttgttCTAGGAAAAGATTCTTCTCCCGGGGCGTGTGGTACGCTGATTAGACTAGTGGGTAGGGAGAGTTCCTCTGCCGGTTTTTGCAAGCGCTTGCCAGTGGGACTTCGACGCGTTTTCGGTATGCGATTTCGTAACTGAGGTTCCTGGGAATTTACTAAACGTTGCCGGTGCCGAGATGTCGTTAGTTTCTGCTTAGTGAAATGTCATCTTTAATAACACGTAATGCTTTCATTCAGCTATTTGTGTGTCCtattaaaaacgaaagaaaaatttattaagcACTGATAAGAGCGAGACGTGAATCCCGAAGCAGCATAAGAAGGAGCGACTACTGGAGTATCTGGCATCTCCCAAGGTCCTCGACCATCGGATATAAACAGTCACAGAATCGTTGGTCGGTACAGAACACATCGAATACCCTTCAGTGAAGCGTCAACACTACAGTGAGCCAAGGTAGGTAGTCAAAAGGATGGCTAATAGATAGTTAAATTCAGAAGTTTTGAATATTTAGGTTTTCATGTATCATTTCAACTCAAAACAGTGAATAAGTTCAGAATATACCTTTTTTCTATAATGTGTTTGAAAACATTATTACCTGAAGATTCTGAGCGACTTACTATTGATATTATGGAAACTGTAATAGGCTTTTCTGACCATATTCATTTAatcaaaatatgtagaaataagaattttttctGACTACTTCAACAGCGATGAAGAAAATTAGCATGGCTATCCTTATTTAGAAATAACATTTCAATCTGGCAACGATTACAGTTTGAAGTTAAATTATGCATGGATGaagatttgttttcctttccattgCAGGCAAAATGAAGTTCCTGATTGTAGCCTCCTTCTGCGTTGCTGTGGCTCTTGCTCAGAACGTGATTCAGCCAAAACCCAATGTCCGTAATTTGCCTGCTGAAGTCCGCCCAGGTTAGTTCTATTAACAATATCTTTGCTTACAAGATGTAAATGTTTCTGTTTATATAAGGAGTGATATCATTAATAATGAATTCAAACAGTTAACAATACATCAGCAAAGAGAATATGGTTACCTGTTACACTGACGAACAATTTTCTGTTGATACAGAGGCTGCAGGTCAATGCTACGGATTCActgccaaaaaggccttcgccgTCGGTCAGTCTTGGCCCCTGGCTCCCTTCTGTGGCAAAGCCACCTGCATTCAGCATGAAGGCAAACTCTTCGAAAAGGTGGAAGACTGTGGCTTTGAGCCCAAGCCATCTCCCGGCTGCAGAGTCAAGAATGAAGCCGACCAAGCTAAACCATACCCAGCCTGCTGCCCCGTGTACGAGTGCCAGCCAGGTGCCACCCTCCAGTACCCAACTGAAGAAGAACTGAAGGCTGCTGCCCAGCAGGCTGCCAAGACTGCACAAGGCGCCCAGGGATAACAGATCTCTCTGAGTCGACCCAGTCCGCTTCTCAAAGAAAAATCCATCGTAATTGTTTATGAAGAATTCAAGGAGTCATGAATAAATGAAGTGCTAGTAAACATTTGACGAAAAAGGATGAGAAGCAAAATGAACATTCATCAAGGGATAACAGGCATTTACGATTACtataaagagaatttatttttgtattaattgtaaatattaaaaaatacctcAAATCAATCACCTTTTTCTAaaccttttattacaaattattattttttagaaatgtcTATGAATTTCATAGTTGCACTCTATTGAAAGAAGCTTTTCAATGATCTAGAACTGATCTGAAAGGGCGGAATATCAAAACCTTTTACTACGAAGCAAAAGCAGTTAAATAACTTTCCTCTCATTTTTGTAAtcaatctctttcttttattaattattgtggTATCATTGTAAACCTTACATAAGacaataatattatgtaaatatgtatattataattatttaaaaattaatgcatTCCGAAAAAAGGCATTGTATAAAAAAAGTGAGATTTGATATCTTATATTTTCCgataattttaagtaattttttgggTTATCACCCAAACTCATTAGAACAAAAACCTTTGCTTCGATGAAGCAAAAGAACGAATAATTATCATCTAAAGGAATTTTcttcatatgaaatatattttaaaatcttttgaaaatatattaagactTTATCACAATATGCATGCATAAAAGAGGAGATATAAGCATGTCAATTGCAATTAAAAGTTTAATGTGTCCTAAAATTGTCCGAGATCTCAGTTAAAAAACTAAaactcaaccgaaactagcactgtaatgaaggaatcgaggaatcgcattgaagatgcctagactgaacccGATTCGAGTGACTTGAATATCGAACGATTACGGTACACTACTCGtcactgctttgcaaattaaacagcacaaaatataaaaggcaATAAAGGTATATCGcattatgaaaagaaacagaaattcatTAAAGACGAATAGGGAACGTGACTGACGAAAACCTTAAATTCTAGtactttaccttatttaggagctgaagcTCTCTTTTTATGGGGGCCagtgagagggagggcaagtgaattagttcacaatAAAAGTTACTTTAGCCACTGGTAGGGACGTGTTGGAAATTCctcagaaaaattttgaaattaaggaAGGATTTGTTTGATCTCTCatcattaaaaatcataactTTTCGAAATCAGGGAAGGGTCAAGTGTACGtataaggaagaataaaaaaaggaagtttttttagTGTGCTTCCTGTGAGATTAAGGGAGACTGAGAATGTCCAAGAAGACTTTCGAGGTTGATTTAGATATCTATGAAAATTGCTGCAACTCTATTTTTCACCAAACTCCTAAACAAgttctccttctgcttcttccctAACATCCTCTCACGCTTTCGTTTCCTTCTAAGTTTCCGTCAGTGAGATGCTAATCATTTTCTTCTGCTAACTAAAACAATACGACTgttgacgataaaaaaaaaagatagaaacagAGAATTAATAGTGACGTGGACGATGGCACTTGTGGAACTCCTgatttcagatatttatatagtattattCAGCTACAGTTCACAATGATTTACACTGGAGGGATATAAAGTTTATGTTACTGAATGCGTACAGGACAGTTCTGCTTGCAGGTTCAAAACTGGTGGACGTATTCTCTAGAGTCCTTGAGTCGACGCTTTGCCACGAAAAACCATTTCTTGGAATCGATTTCTGAAATGGAATGGTTGCCGCAGCTTTGCTTGGGTGGGAGGGTTGTGTCATCTTCGTTTACTTTcatgatgaggagagagagggaaagagttaTATTCCTGTTCTCAGGCATTACGCCGCGTACTGCTGGACGGAAGCGGAAGGATGGGTGAGAATTTCATCCTTTGTGCTCATCGTCGGTGGTAAATTTTAAGACCTGCAGTCATGGCGGTCAAAGGAGGCATCTAAGACCTCAAGTGACTGAGTGAATGAGACCCAAGCTGTTTTGATGTTTTTCGCTGAATTGCTTAAATATCGTCCTTTCctatagaaggaaagaaagacgtCTGAAGACAAGTGCTACCGTCATGCCGACGTATGACAGAGGGTATCTATTTTTGGCATTTGAATCGATTTTCTTCTGTTCAAATCCTCGGTAAGACAGGTGGGTTACTCTTGAGTAATATTTGTTGAGAGTTGAAATCTGTCACTTGTACAAAGGTGACACCCAGCAACAAAATCAGTACGTTGACAAAGAGAGTAAAAGACCCAGTCCCATTTATCTTTATCATTCATGAAGTAATAAGctacagtaaacaaaaacactAACGGCATGGACGGATTTTACATGAGTATTTATTGATAGTGGGATTTAAATTACTTATATTCTTTTCTATGGTGTAttgatttatgttcatttatgattcacacacacacacacacaacacacacacacacgcatatatatatatatatatatatatatatatatatatatatatatatatatatatatatatatatatatatatatatatatatacatacatatgtgtgtataaagtcatcatcatcattatcatcaccattgcCTCCAACGCCAGGTAACGAAATGGTCCAATTTCATATCTTTCTAGTGCTTTATATTCTACAAATCACCCATCTCCAGCATCCATTCCTAGGCTTGTCATCCAATAAGGTATGCGTCTTGCAAGTCCTCAGGTTGGTACTCATTTAATTTCAACTTAAGTaatgcatgtaatttaagtcgaATGTCTTGAAGCTAACGAACTGAATCACGTGACAAATATGAAGAAAGATCGAATTTCTGCGAAAAATCCCCGTACCGCAATACCAATCAATTTTCTCGGGCGATGCCAAGCAAGGGCTGGAGGTCTCCCCAAGCAGGCTCTGGGGAGGGAGCAACTAGACCCGTTTCGCAAGGACACTATTTTGCGCCACCTACCGGTTCTTAGTCACACCATTTCGTCACAAAGTTTCCTGGGAATTAGGGAAAAGCGTAAACATTGGAGTGTCTGGCAGCTCTCAATATCTTGGCTCATCGGATATAAACAGTCACAGGAACGCTCGGTCAGCACAGAACACACCGATCTCCCTTCATTGTAGTATCAACACTACAGTCAGCTGAGGTGAGTATTCGAAAGACCAAGCGACATCATAATTTGTTACTGAGAAAGCTTTTAGAAGAAATTTTATTGGCATCTAAGATGAAAAGTTCTCGTTGTGAATTTTGCTTGTTAAGTTTCACAAAATTCCTATCATGTATATAAGTTGTCTGTACTAAAGTAGGATAGTGTAAAATGTTCATTGTGGAATATTTCTAGAAAGAGTATTATCGAAATGAAGACATTTCTGATTAATAGCCGCTGCTGATAACGAAACTGTTTCGTAAATTTCCATCTAATAATCACTGTCCCCTTTCTCTTGCAGTCAAAATGAAATTCTTCATCGTCGCCTCATTCTGCATGGCAGTGGTTCTCAGCCAGGGTGTGATTCAGCCAAAACCAAATGTTCGAAATCTGCCTGCTGAAGTCCGCAAAGGTTAGTATCAACCAGATCAAGCTTGTGTTAAGCAAAACATTCTTTCTTTATAAGGAAAGCTAATTATTAGTTAAGCAAAATCATTGGTTAATTATTTATTCGATTTGTAAACTGCCTAGTCATGTcattgaagcaaaataaaaaaatacgatcCTCACTAAATAACttgatatttttctaaaatattaatgtttatttttatattctaacaGAGGCTCCTGATCAATGTTACGGATTCACAGCCAAAAAGGCCTTCCCCGTGGGCCAGTCTTGGTCCCTGGCTCCCTTCTGTGGCAAAGCCACCTGCATTCAACACGAAGGAAAACTCTTCGAAAAGGTGGAAGACTGTGGCTTTGAGCCCAAGCCATCTCCCGGCTGCAGAGTCAAGAACGAAGCCGATCAAGCTAAGCCATACCCAGCCTGCTGCCCCGTGTATGAGTGCCAGCCAGGTGCCACCCTCCAGTACCCAACTCCAGAAGAGCTGAAGGCTGCTGCAGAGCAGGCTGCCAAAGCTGCCCAAGGCGCACAAGGTtaattattcactcagaaaggttCCAGTCTATAACTGAAATGAATTAATGGCAGAGGGTATTTATCTAATGTCTTTTCTCATCCTAATGTCAAGGACTATGCTTCTGCCATCAAGTTTAGAAATGAACAATAAATCAGTAAAGTGACTGTGAGGGAAAAAAAATGATCTTACCtgggaaaaaaagaattttgcatttcattatattatatttttatacatattttgaaaataaataaaaaactgttgcaGACTTTTGAGTTTTTTCTGATCCATTTAATAAATTGAGAAACTATCAAGAACTATGAAAACATAGCACTTCTATCGCCATATATAAGAAAACGTAATGCAtcgatacaaaacaaattaactatTAATTACATTCTATGTTCCAAGACTCTTGGCTTTTATATATCAGCACTACGCCATTTCTTGGTACAGAGGCATCGCCACAGAAAAACGCAACTACTGTCACTCTCACGATTTTTCATTAACTGCCTAATCGTGGATGTGCTAATGGTCTGAGAATCTGCTGCACTGTGTCCCAAGGGGGAGAAGGGAGTAGTGGATTGTCGTGAACCCCTTGTGGAAGAAAATGGTCTCTAAGTGGCATATGAGTACCTCTTTCTTGAGGCCAACAGCAACAAAGCACATCATTTTAAATGAGtactgctccttcttcttcttcgtttaatgtgctttttcccatttttttatttgaggtaagcacgatgccttctttttgaaggactttgatttggcgctggggtaggccgtagcctcgagcggctaccctgcctgacatcgcttagaccccggtagcacgtgtatatgtatcgtgccaaatccccagctccctttctcccagcagcgaagagatgtgagcggtttaggccgacagttcgagacgtgtaaggcgtctgttatgtttttctagaagatgttggagtggctttgtctgtgtgtgtattagtctgtaacactcatttgctttcagcaaacctatccgttgattacatacataatcccggggtgtctacgcggatagcaaagtgtccgccctctcaCCAATGAGTACTGCTCCTGTGGTGGTAGAATTGGTATGATCTGAATATTGCTGCCATAGGAAGTGCCAAGGTTTTGGGGTATTAATATTTTGTACCTCGAGTCAGATGAGCTCCTGATAAATGCTTGTGGACTCCTTTGTAGGAAGAAACGTCCCTTAAATGGTAAATAAACCACTTCTCCCGAGGACCAGAGCAATCACCGGGAAATAAAAAACACCATCCTCACTATCCTGCACGGTGGGAAAGGCACCAAGTACGAACAGGAAGTATAACCaataaggaagaaaagaagacacAGAAAGTGATCCACATACGGAATGAAAAATGCTTTGGATATCTCATCCCTCCCACTTTTCTTACAAACTTAACATAACTGAGGCATAATTTCTAAGGGAACGAAATGGCAAAATGAAAAGTTTAACAATTTTCTAAAAgactaataaaagataattttcttaaaatctataTACCAGTATTCGAGTATATGCACATATTATTGTATGAGTATATTCATATAACTGATCGTTATACTCATGTTCATTATTTACAACTCGAATAATATGAGAGCTTTGTAATCACTGCACTTAAAAATAGCCTTTAACATTTAGGGAAAAACAAAAGTGTTAATTTCAAAGCTTAATTGTTTTACACATAGGCGAAAATACACGGTAGTCTTCTCAGATGCAACACCAAGACAGTATATActttgcattgtttttctttgagCAGCAGCCGTATTTTGTATGATTAAGGT
This genomic stretch from Macrobrachium rosenbergii isolate ZJJX-2024 chromosome 6, ASM4041242v1, whole genome shotgun sequence harbors:
- the LOC136839337 gene encoding uncharacterized protein translates to MKFFIVASFCMAVVLSQGVIQPKPNVRNLPAEVRKEAPDQCYGFTAKKAFAVGQSWPLAPFCGKATCIQHEGKLFEKVEDCGFEPKPSPGCRVKNEADQAKPYPACCPVYECQPGATLQYPTPEELKAAAEQAAKAAQGAQG
- the LOC136839741 gene encoding uncharacterized protein, with amino-acid sequence MKFLIVASFCVAVALAQNVIQPKPNVRNLPAEVRPEAAGQCYGFTAKKAFAVGQSWPLAPFCGKATCIQHEGKLFEKVEDCGFEPKPSPGCRVKNEADQAKPYPACCPVYECQPGATLQYPTEEELKAAAQQAAKTAQGAQG